The Bactrocera dorsalis isolate Fly_Bdor chromosome 2, ASM2337382v1, whole genome shotgun sequence region AAATGATTACAGCAAGGGAACGAAATATCGGTAAAGCCGAGCGTTGTGCCAACCCAAACGGTTGCATGTCGAGCGAAAATCGTTGTGATCTATTCCGAAATGTGCGTTGGCTATTGTATATAACTGCGACACGTCCAATACCGTTTGAAGAATTTCTGCCGACCCGCTTTCATCGTTATAGTGTGCTACTTAATTTGATTCTGGACGTATTTCTCGATTTAATGCTGCTTCACATGTTAGTGCTCTTCCTCTGTTCAATTTACTTCAATTATGACAATGGAGATTTAGATTTTCTCATGAGTATGGGCGTACAGGCGTTGTTGTACTTTTATGCTATTTTCATAAAGTTGATTTTTCGACGTATATACCCCGACCTTACCAATGAAATTTTGGATtactttaatgaaaaatatatggtTCATTCGGCTGTCGGTAAGTGATAGCAGTGTGAAACGTATACTTAttcttatattgtatttatagaGAAGAGAGGTTTccgtggaaaataaaaattttattttaattgtcgATATCCCAAACGAACGTTCGATATACGAATTTGCACATGATATAACCGATTTTGGTAACTCAATTTGAGGTAAAGAATTTCGAAGCAAATTTTATGGACTCTGTAGTTCTATGGTTTTATAAATTGTCGGCAATAGCAACGATACCTTTACGTGAAATAACTTAatattgttttaagttttagtgatatattttaaatttgaatataaattaaaaaaattgttcctTTTTAGTATTaggacaattaaaaaaatttaaaaaggctAAGTTCGAGAGCAGCCGTacaattatactctcgcaatttgCAGGGTTCAAAGATATTCTTTCAGATATTGCCAAAAGCAAATATAGGTCGAACCAAGCATTTTTGGTAtcttttttatgtatttgcatTATATGTCATCCACTCACTTAATTTCAATACTACATTTATGTTTTAACGAACGAACTCAAATGCTACGAACTAACCAAATAGTTGAAAGTTTACGTTTTCTGAATATGAGGACAATGTAACTGGAGGATATCGTAATCTTTGGTCCacatatcttcaaaaatgaagccggcCATAATGTTACAGTCTAGGGGAATGCTATAGAGCCATGATTAATGAATTTTTCGTACCTGAATTAGAGGATGCTGATGTGGACGACCTTTGGTTCTAAAAACAACTTCGCTGCATGTCGTACAGCCAACGTAGCAATCACATTTTTTAAGGATATTTTTGGCGAACGCATTATCGCGCGCCGTGGTCTTCAATACCGTAAGATTCAACACCGCAATACTATATTTTGTAGGGTAGTGTGAAGTCGTATGTCTCCGTAGAAGATTGACGCATTGGAAGAGAAAATGTGGCTCGTTATTACTGACATATAGCCTCCATTCGAGTCAGCTACGTCGGTCAGttgaacaaaatcaatttaaaacatAATGGCTAACCcttttctttataataaagctaaataCCTGGTTATTACACTAATTTATACGAAAACCACCTGTCTAAACAAATAGCCTTTATTAGGTGTAGCCCTTTATACCGACCGGGTATTGACggattttatacaattttgttaTCATGACATAAAATAGCACACAGAaaatgtgatcaaattgaaaagtgaatttttaatttatacttcgcgtgtttttcgaataggcaagtttttttctgtaagttggtagtactttTAGCGACATCTAtgataaatttcactttaaaatattcattagcaTTTGAGAAACGCGCCGTTTTGTGAAGCTCTAAAAgagaattcttcgatttttaatgtgtctgaatttattgaacaaagaagtgtgattaaattttgtttgcggaaTGAAATTTCGCCTGCAGAAACGTTGAGGATGTTGCGAAAAGCTGTTGGGCATCAAACTGTGTCTTCTAAAagtgtttacaagtggtataacGAGTTCAAAGCCAGTCGTGAGAGTGTTGAAAAAAATGTGATATCAAATCAGCCAAAAACATCGACTGATGAACATCACGTCAAACAAGTTAAAgaaatggtgcttgaaaatcgtcaattAACTATTAGAGACATTGCTGATAGTTTGATATCATTTGGATCGTTGCAGGCGATTTTGAAAGACGAATTGGGCTTGAGAAGAGTCAAATCTCGAATAGTTCCAAAaacactcaattttttttcgaaaaagaccGTCGTATCGAAATGTAATGAAACGCATCATAACTGGAGATGTAACTTAGATCTACGCTTACGAttccgatcaatcgagcgaatgtCGTGCTAAAGGCgcgccgaaaccgaaaaaacacgTAAAAgacgctcaaaaatcaaggccatgttgacatttttttacgATTATGGTGGTGTGCTGCATTATGATATTCGAagggccaaactgtcaacaagaaatattatttgaCCGTTATGCGCCGTTTACGTGAAGCATTCGCCTCAAGAATCTAGAATTGTGAGTCgaaaactcttggtttttgcaccacgataatgcaccatctcatactgcattatTTATTCATGATCATttcgtattcgcctgatttggccccgtgtgacttctggttattcagcaaattcaaagGACCACTCCGAAGGAAAACGGTAAGGAtgtaaaagctgaatcgaagaaggctctgatgacCATCACAATgcaggatttttccaagtgctatgatgactgggaTAAGTGTATTTCGGCGGGAGGGGATGACATTGAAAGAGATGAAATGGATTttcaagaataaataaatattctaaaaatagaataaaattcacctttcaatttgatcacagtagtatctTATAAATCCAAGCgaaagtaagtatgtatatttgggGCTAGGGGAAATAATGATGCGATTTTCCACTTTCGgcataaatacacatttttattaagaaatgaaaataataaatcaacCGCAAGTtcgaacatatttatttattatttactttacataaatttcacattttggtagcggtatattttttataccctgaacagggtatattaagtttgtcacgaagtatatatataaatgatcagtatgtcgagctgagtcgatttagccatgtccgtctatctgtctgtccgtctatctgcctgtccgtctatctgtatatatacggactagtctctcagttttaaagatatcattttgaaattttgtaaacgtcattttctcttcaaggagctgctcatttgtcggaacggccgatagcggaccactataacatatagctgtcatacaaaccgaacgatcggaatcaaaggcttgtatggaaaactttcgcatttgatgtggtatcttcacgaaatttgacatggattactgcttaaagtaataacataatctccgaaaaaattgttcagatcggattactatagcatatagcttccatacaaactggacacatatttactaaaagaaatacagctgtgaagggtatattagcttcggtgcagccgaagttaacgtttgttCTTATTTTATCAAACATTTGAATGTTGTTAGTAGTAGTCACTCTAATACTTGCAATCCATTACCACATCACACTTGTATTTTTTTAGGATTTACTTACGTCTCCATGAAAGTCTTCTCGGAAAAGGTCAATAAAGGCACAAAAATATTCGCTGCCGGCTGTACCTCAGCTATAGTATTTCAATTCTTTATGCCAATTATCTACAGAAACCGAACGCTGCCGCTGGTCTGCTGGTATCCTGTGGACTATAAGGTTCAACTTAAACTCACttaatgaaacaaatttttttataaatgtatatatgttaatTTTACTTTCAGACACCGTTTGTTTATGAAATCGCCTACTTTTTTCAAACCATAGCGCTAGTACAGTTCTCGACTTTATTTATGGTTGGCAGCGCCTACTTCTTGTCACTTTGTTACTTACTCTCCGGACAATTCGATATTCTCTACTGCAGTTTGAAGAATATAGTGGCAACGACCTACATTTATATGGGTGCAAGCAAAAGTGaattaatgtaaatacatatgaacTTAATTTAGTGGTTATGTCCTAAATAGACTCAGAGTGATTTCGGAAATATGGTAGCTCTTGTTTAATGATCATAAACAAaattcaacataaaaaatatataataacagCCCTATCGTGAGAGAACCTTACATCTGATTTCTGAGGAAACCCATATGAGGTTTATTTTGTGGGGTTTGCTTTCAGACATCGAAGAATTGTGAGGAAATAATAAGCATTTATGCTTTTGAAATACCCCCAGCATAAGgttaacctaaaaaaattaaaaaactcagAATAGTGAGAGTTGGGATTTTTGTGAGGCTTGTGAATAGGGAATCCCATTGCGTAATACTTTTTACCTTAAAAGTTTATTCGacttttgaaacattttatttattcgaaCTCTGCtctttttttgtatgaaaacaaTACTGCTAGATCTAGAAATTCGTAAAAGAATTAATGACAAATAAGAGATTTTTGtctttactaattttaaagttatttatttttaatattttctttaaattggcTCATCAAGAGAATTACGAGATAAAGAACGGATGCCAAATGAGGAGATCAATGAGTATTATGTTACGGACGAATTACCTTTCGATTTGGACTGCTTACCTCATGTACTTAATCCAGCTGAAACATCAAGACCTCGTAGCTTTCGAGAAGCCTTTAACTACGCTCTAAGGCCATGTGTCGAGCATCACATTTTCATACTGGATGTTTTGCGTAAATTGCagagattatttaattttatttggttgGTGAAGACGTTTGTAGTCACGTTCTTCTTTTGTATTTCCGCTTTTAATATAGTCAAGGTGAGTTATCAAATATCAACGAGCTTTAATTAATATCTACTTATTGCTTTCATTTTTGCCTCTAATTTCGTTCGGATCAGTTATCGGAGGGCAAAACttttctgaaattattttcgatAGGTCATTACTTGTTTTTGGGGCTGAGTGAACTATTTATGACTTGCTATGCCAGCGAGATAATCTATATAGGAAGTCAACGCTGCGGTGAGGCTCTATTACGTAGTCCTTGGCACTTGCATCTTAGGGAGATACGCGCCGATTATCTCTTATTTTTGACGACTACTCAACACGCTTTCGAATTCACGGCTGGTAAAATTTATCCGTTACGATTGGAAAAGTTTCGTGCGGTAAGCAGTTTATTCTTAACACAATCCATAGCTACATaatattttaagtgcatttAATGCTCCTTTGGAACAATACGttttcaagatattttcacaacgTCTTTCTTAGTTTACTTTAGGAATGTAAGTTGCGTTCTAAAAATACATCATTATTTTCATTCCAGATTATCACAACATCGTTTTCAGTCTTCACTTTACTACGGAACATGGATAAGGGTGAATGAAAGCTTTATCTTAATAAGGCTAACGAAAGAATTACAAGCTCTACTATATTTGATCTAAAAATTCCTTATATAAATGTCTATTAAACACCGTAGTCAGAATTTCGTATTTAGAAGTACTCAATAAAGTATCGAACAGTTTTACTCTCATCACACGAAATATTAAATCATTCGATTATTCGATTTTGCTTaacatttcttaatttttagtgaCACCGTGAACACACCACAAAGTTTCGGAACTATGTGAATAGCCTGACATACAAATTGTCaatcaaaaacaaatacttGTGCGGATTTATTTGAGAAGAAATATTCACAAATCAAAACCGATGCATTGCAACAACGTGGCTAAAACAAACTGTGTAGAATAAAACTTTTCTACAGATATAAAACGGCTGGATTGTCGTGAAGGTTGATTGTATGAACTCtctaaaataagcaaaaattactTAGCTTTCTggatatattaaatatatgttacTCTTCCTCATCAGTATTGTCACCTACGATTTTAGGATGATTATTGGTCGACGAGATATTTTACTAAGAAGTAAAAGTTGTTAGTTGGTGGTGGGTCATTATTTCTATTCCAAAATTTCTACTCCCCCTTCTCTAGCATTTTTTATAGTTGTTACTAAAAGTAAACCAAAAGTAATAtgtttttaagctttttatactctgaacagggtatattaaatttgtcacgaagtttgtaacacccagaaggaagcgtcggaga contains the following coding sequences:
- the LOC105226560 gene encoding odorant receptor 83a isoform X2, giving the protein MITARERNIGKAERCANPNGCMSSENRCDLFRNVRWLLYITATRPIPFEEFLPTRFHRYSVLLNLILDVFLDLMLLHMLVLFLCSIYFNYDNGDLDFLMSMGVQALLYFYAIFIKLIFRRIYPDLTNEILDYFNEKYMVHSAVELRDKERMPNEEINEYYVTDELPFDLDCLPHVLNPAETSRPRSFREAFNYALRPCVEHHIFILDVLRKLQRLFNFIWLVKTFVVTFFFCISAFNIVKLSEGKTFLKLFSIGHYLFLGLSELFMTCYASEIIYIGSQRCGEALLRSPWHLHLREIRADYLLFLTTTQHAFEFTAGKIYPLRLEKFRAIITTSFSVFTLLRNMDKGE
- the LOC105226560 gene encoding odorant receptor 83a isoform X1 — protein: MKVFSEKVNKGTKIFAAGCTSAIVFQFFMPIIYRNRTLPLVCWYPVDYKTPFVYEIAYFFQTIALVQFSTLFMVGSAYFLSLCYLLSGQFDILYCSLKNIVATTYIYMGASKSELIELRDKERMPNEEINEYYVTDELPFDLDCLPHVLNPAETSRPRSFREAFNYALRPCVEHHIFILDVLRKLQRLFNFIWLVKTFVVTFFFCISAFNIVKLSEGKTFLKLFSIGHYLFLGLSELFMTCYASEIIYIGSQRCGEALLRSPWHLHLREIRADYLLFLTTTQHAFEFTAGKIYPLRLEKFRAIITTSFSVFTLLRNMDKGE